From Nguyenibacter vanlangensis, one genomic window encodes:
- a CDS encoding sodium:solute symporter family transporter yields the protein MATLTFGLVILLSVCLALFSRRGHHHQGARDFFVASGQFGGLLLFFLSVGETYSIGSVLGFPAGTFSHGTAFVIWFLGYIVLAFPVGYFLNPWIWQAGRTYNALTIADLFRHHVGSRAVEVAMTLNAILFLLPFGDIQFIGLLSVLQGFGWHVPAIALTTLAAIIAFFWVALSGIRAPAYVSILKDVMMIVAVLAVGLAALLASGHLPKVPLQEVTLQGGAAAGDIARIRPGARDEAFAMSTILLQAIGFCVAPQTVAFLFTGRSRRIVRRNQVVMPLYMLMFPFLYLVADYARRSGMALSTPNDAFMAVSHALLPAWLQGLVAAACALSALVVLAGMCLAIGPLVSHNLLHGLSDRQQRYGAQLVIALYLLFSIVSAAHASGVMVKLNTMYYFGVTQAAPGIFAILRARAISPAALIAGLVAGDGLAVGLYMGGADLGGINPGLVGLIANAAILWGGSRVLAARPVHPILPASSAGAALPTRT from the coding sequence ATGGCAACCCTGACCTTCGGCCTCGTGATCCTGCTCTCGGTCTGTCTCGCGCTCTTCTCCCGGCGCGGCCATCATCACCAGGGCGCGCGGGATTTCTTCGTCGCATCGGGGCAGTTCGGCGGGCTCCTGCTGTTCTTCCTCTCGGTGGGCGAGACCTACAGCATCGGCAGCGTGCTCGGCTTTCCCGCCGGAACCTTCAGCCACGGCACCGCCTTCGTCATCTGGTTCCTCGGCTATATCGTCCTGGCCTTCCCGGTCGGCTATTTCCTCAATCCCTGGATCTGGCAGGCGGGGCGCACCTACAACGCGCTGACCATCGCCGACCTGTTCCGCCACCATGTCGGCAGCCGCGCCGTCGAGGTCGCGATGACCCTGAACGCGATCCTGTTCCTGCTGCCGTTCGGCGACATCCAGTTCATCGGCCTGCTCTCCGTCCTGCAGGGGTTCGGCTGGCACGTGCCGGCCATCGCGCTCACCACGCTGGCGGCGATCATCGCCTTCTTCTGGGTCGCGCTGTCGGGCATCCGCGCCCCGGCCTATGTCTCGATCCTCAAGGACGTGATGATGATCGTCGCGGTGCTGGCGGTGGGCCTGGCGGCACTCCTGGCCTCGGGCCACCTGCCCAAGGTCCCGCTCCAGGAGGTAACGCTCCAGGGGGGCGCGGCGGCCGGCGACATCGCCCGCATCCGCCCCGGCGCGCGTGACGAAGCCTTCGCCATGTCCACGATCCTGTTGCAGGCGATCGGCTTCTGCGTCGCGCCGCAGACGGTGGCCTTCCTCTTCACCGGCCGTTCGCGGCGCATCGTCCGGCGCAACCAGGTCGTCATGCCGCTCTACATGCTGATGTTCCCGTTCCTCTATCTGGTCGCCGACTATGCGCGCCGGTCGGGCATGGCGCTGTCCACGCCCAACGACGCCTTCATGGCGGTCTCGCACGCCCTGCTGCCGGCCTGGCTCCAGGGGCTGGTGGCGGCGGCCTGCGCGCTCTCGGCGCTGGTCGTCCTCGCCGGGATGTGCCTGGCGATCGGCCCGCTGGTCTCGCATAACCTCCTGCACGGCCTGTCCGACCGGCAGCAGCGCTACGGGGCGCAACTGGTGATCGCGCTCTATCTGCTGTTCTCGATCGTCAGCGCGGCCCATGCCTCGGGCGTCATGGTCAAGCTGAACACCATGTATTATTTCGGGGTCACCCAGGCCGCGCCCGGAATTTTCGCCATCCTGCGCGCCCGCGCCATCAGCCCGGCCGCGCTGATCGCCGGCCTGGTGGCGGGCGACGGCCTGGCGGTCGGGCTCTATATGGGCGGCGCCGATCTCGGCGGGATCAATCCCGGCTTGGTCGGCCTCATCGCCAACGCGGCCATCCTGTGGGGCGGCAGCCGCGTGCTGGCGGCACGCCCGGTCCACCCCATCCTGCCCGCATCATCCGCCGGCGCCGCGCTCCCGACCAGGACCTGA
- a CDS encoding DUF3311 domain-containing protein codes for MTHPPSSAAPRWRLAIGLGIPFCAVDLALPLLDRIPGTILGFPVVTFWLYGWFVLTTICMALVWLLHDRYIDDRD; via the coding sequence ATGACCCACCCCCCGTCATCCGCTGCACCACGCTGGCGGCTCGCGATCGGGCTCGGAATTCCATTCTGCGCCGTCGACCTGGCCCTGCCGCTGCTGGACCGGATCCCCGGCACCATCCTGGGCTTCCCGGTGGTCACGTTCTGGCTCTATGGTTGGTTCGTTCTTACAACGATCTGCATGGCGCTGGTCTGGCTGCTCCACGACCGGTACATCGACGACCGGGACTGA
- a CDS encoding NAD-dependent epimerase/dehydratase family protein, with product MHILMTGSAGFIGYHLARRLLADGHAVTGIDGMTPYYDVALKRARHARLAAHPEFSAHEFMLEDHARLDAACRAARPDIVVHLAAQAGVRYSLDNPSAYVSANVVGTHNLLNAVKALPVRHVILASTSSVYGAGTDCPFTEDQPCNHPLSLYAATKKACEDIGHSYAHLHDLPMTACRFFTVYGPWGRPDMALFRFTRNILGGLPIDVYNGGDMARDFTYIDDIVEALVRLLPRPPGNGDAAPARGASPVAPYRVVNVGNGQPVGLRDFIRAIERATGRAALCNNLPMQPGDVPTTWADCAMLEHLTGFRPATTLQSGVDAFVEWYRDWYDI from the coding sequence TTGCACATTCTCATGACCGGCTCGGCGGGCTTCATCGGCTATCACCTGGCACGCCGCCTGCTGGCGGACGGGCATGCGGTCACCGGCATCGACGGCATGACCCCCTATTACGACGTGGCGCTGAAGCGCGCACGCCACGCCCGGCTCGCCGCCCATCCGGAATTTTCCGCCCACGAATTCATGCTGGAAGATCACGCCCGGCTGGATGCGGCATGCCGCGCGGCCCGGCCCGACATCGTCGTCCATCTCGCCGCCCAGGCCGGGGTGCGCTACAGCCTGGACAACCCGTCCGCCTATGTCAGCGCCAACGTCGTGGGCACCCATAACCTGCTGAACGCGGTCAAGGCCCTGCCGGTGCGGCATGTCATCCTGGCCTCGACCTCATCGGTCTACGGCGCCGGCACCGATTGCCCCTTCACCGAGGACCAGCCCTGCAACCATCCGCTCAGCCTGTACGCCGCCACCAAGAAAGCATGCGAGGATATCGGGCACTCCTACGCCCATCTCCACGACCTGCCGATGACGGCCTGCCGCTTCTTCACCGTCTACGGCCCCTGGGGGCGGCCGGACATGGCGCTGTTCCGCTTCACCCGCAACATCCTCGGGGGCCTGCCGATCGACGTCTATAACGGCGGCGACATGGCGCGCGACTTCACCTATATCGACGACATCGTCGAGGCCCTGGTCCGGCTGCTGCCGCGGCCGCCGGGCAATGGCGACGCGGCGCCGGCGCGCGGCGCCAGCCCCGTCGCGCCCTATCGGGTGGTGAATGTCGGCAACGGCCAGCCCGTCGGGCTGCGCGACTTCATCCGCGCCATCGAACGGGCGACCGGCCGCGCGGCCCTGTGCAACAACCTGCCCATGCAGCCGGGCGACGTGCCCACGACCTGGGCCGACTGCGCCATGCTGGAGCACCTGACGGGCTTTCGCCCCGCCACGACGCTGCAATCCGGCGTCGACGCCTTCGTCGAATGGTATCGCGACTGGTACGATATCTGA
- a CDS encoding arginine deiminase family protein, with amino-acid sequence MDATRWFIDSETGYLEDVLLCPPTYYSWIPSNDIAILSLEDGRGADAGAVQAQFGELVDALRGADVACHFLTPQPGLPYQVYTRDSSQTTPFGTVATNMYRAERKGETAAIEAFYGPGGIWRTATRGHLEGGDIHVISPGLLAVGVTTTRTDRAGAEEFTGWFDAAGWQTRMIRFSDHFLHLDVVFSMVAEKLALVAPDALADADLDWFRAQGIRLLPVSYKEAMRDMACNVLALGDGRVVSPRHSTRVNAMLRAEGLVVLDPELDQFSQGGGSVHCMTMPLRRRSLAA; translated from the coding sequence ATGGACGCCACACGCTGGTTCATCGACAGCGAAACCGGATATCTGGAGGATGTCCTGCTGTGCCCGCCGACCTATTATAGCTGGATCCCCAGCAACGATATCGCGATCCTGAGCCTGGAGGACGGCCGCGGGGCCGACGCCGGCGCGGTGCAGGCGCAGTTCGGCGAACTGGTGGACGCGCTGCGCGGCGCGGACGTGGCGTGCCACTTCCTGACGCCGCAGCCCGGCCTGCCCTATCAGGTCTATACCCGCGACAGTTCGCAGACCACGCCGTTCGGCACCGTCGCCACCAACATGTACCGCGCGGAACGCAAGGGCGAGACGGCGGCGATCGAGGCGTTTTACGGCCCCGGGGGGATCTGGCGGACCGCCACGCGCGGGCATCTCGAGGGCGGCGACATCCATGTCATCAGCCCGGGCCTGCTGGCCGTGGGCGTGACCACCACCCGGACCGACCGGGCCGGCGCCGAGGAATTCACCGGCTGGTTCGACGCGGCGGGATGGCAGACGCGGATGATCCGGTTTTCGGATCATTTCCTGCATCTGGACGTGGTGTTTTCCATGGTCGCCGAGAAGCTGGCGCTGGTCGCCCCCGATGCGCTGGCCGATGCGGACCTGGACTGGTTCCGCGCGCAGGGCATCCGGCTGCTGCCGGTGAGCTACAAGGAGGCGATGCGCGACATGGCGTGCAACGTGCTGGCCTTGGGCGACGGGCGGGTGGTCAGCCCGCGCCATTCCACCCGGGTGAATGCGATGCTGCGCGCCGAGGGGCTGGTCGTCCTGGACCCGGAACTGGACCAGTTCTCGCAGGGGGGCGGCAGCGTCCATTGCATGACGATGCCGCTGCGGCGCCGGTCGCTGGCCGCCTGA
- a CDS encoding VOC family protein → MKINAYLFGFNGKCREAFTFYAAALGGEITRMITFADTPMAETMPAEARDAICHAALAVGEQVQMGSDGMPGKDVAPAGFSISVSADTTEEAERIFTALSDGATVTMPLQKTFWAPIFGTLTDRYGVAWMVGCES, encoded by the coding sequence ATGAAGATCAATGCCTATCTGTTCGGCTTCAACGGCAAGTGCCGTGAGGCGTTCACCTTTTACGCGGCCGCGCTGGGCGGCGAGATCACCCGGATGATCACCTTCGCCGACACGCCGATGGCCGAGACCATGCCGGCCGAAGCGCGCGACGCGATCTGCCATGCCGCGCTGGCGGTCGGCGAGCAGGTGCAGATGGGGTCGGATGGCATGCCGGGCAAGGACGTCGCCCCGGCCGGGTTCTCGATATCGGTCAGCGCCGACACGACGGAGGAGGCCGAGCGGATCTTCACCGCCCTGTCCGACGGGGCGACGGTGACGATGCCGCTGCAGAAGACGTTCTGGGCGCCGATCTTCGGCACGCTGACCGACCGGTATGGCGTGGCCTGGATGGTCGGGTGCGAGTCGTAA
- a CDS encoding MFS transporter: MHVVSAPPAGRLSWRDVRTLALAALGGALEFYDFVIFAYFAKIIAQHFFPAAQPDWLRQTETFGLFGAGYLARPLGGVVMAHFGDRHGRKKMFAFSVLLMAAPTLLMGLLPGFGTLGLAAPLALLLLRMAQGAAIGGEAPGGWVFVAEHAGAGRTGLACGLLTGGLTAGMLIGSLVALGLHMALAPAAIAAWGWRLPFILGGVFGLIAMMLRRWLEETPVFAEMHARGALARQTPLVVVLRTCRRAVILSVVGTWALTAAIVVLLLMMPSLLQSLHGFSAASTMDASLVATLSITLAAVAIGAATDRWGLRPVIVPVVGLLIAGAWGVYCVAPAHPAGFLPLAALAGIGAGYVSLVPIAMVRAFPAAVRFSGLSFSYNVSYAVFGGLTPACVSALVVHDARAPALYVVLAALAGGAALWAMPGEARQAGRNMLMWRQKAG; this comes from the coding sequence ATGCATGTCGTTTCCGCCCCGCCCGCCGGCCGCCTGAGCTGGCGCGACGTCCGCACCCTGGCCCTGGCGGCCCTGGGCGGGGCGCTGGAATTCTATGATTTCGTGATCTTCGCCTATTTCGCGAAGATCATCGCCCAGCATTTCTTCCCCGCCGCCCAGCCCGATTGGCTGCGGCAGACCGAAACGTTCGGCCTGTTCGGCGCCGGCTATCTGGCCCGGCCGCTGGGCGGGGTGGTGATGGCGCATTTCGGCGACCGGCACGGGCGCAAGAAGATGTTCGCCTTCAGCGTGCTGCTGATGGCCGCGCCGACCCTGCTGATGGGCCTGCTGCCGGGTTTCGGCACGCTGGGCCTGGCCGCGCCGCTGGCGCTGCTGCTGCTGCGCATGGCCCAGGGGGCGGCGATCGGCGGCGAGGCGCCGGGGGGCTGGGTGTTCGTCGCCGAACATGCCGGGGCGGGACGGACCGGGCTGGCCTGCGGCCTGCTGACCGGCGGGCTGACGGCGGGGATGCTGATCGGGTCGCTGGTGGCGCTGGGGCTGCATATGGCGCTGGCGCCGGCCGCCATCGCCGCCTGGGGCTGGCGCCTGCCCTTCATCCTGGGTGGGGTGTTCGGCCTGATCGCGATGATGCTGCGCCGCTGGTTGGAGGAGACGCCGGTCTTCGCCGAGATGCATGCGCGCGGCGCGCTGGCGCGGCAGACGCCGCTGGTCGTCGTGCTGCGCACCTGCCGGCGCGCCGTCATCCTGTCGGTGGTGGGGACCTGGGCGCTGACGGCGGCGATCGTGGTGCTGCTGCTGATGATGCCGTCGCTGCTGCAGAGCCTGCATGGATTTTCCGCCGCCAGCACCATGGATGCCAGCCTGGTCGCGACCCTGTCGATCACGCTGGCCGCCGTGGCGATCGGGGCGGCGACCGACCGCTGGGGCCTGCGCCCGGTCATCGTGCCGGTGGTCGGGCTGCTGATCGCGGGGGCGTGGGGGGTGTACTGCGTGGCGCCCGCGCATCCGGCCGGCTTTCTGCCGCTGGCCGCGCTGGCGGGAATCGGCGCCGGCTATGTCAGCCTGGTGCCGATCGCCATGGTGCGGGCCTTTCCGGCCGCGGTGCGGTTTTCGGGCCTGTCCTTCTCGTACAACGTGTCCTACGCCGTGTTCGGCGGGCTGACGCCGGCCTGTGTTTCGGCCCTGGTGGTGCATGACGCGCGCGCGCCGGCGCTGTATGTCGTGCTGGCCGCGCTGGCCGGCGGGGCCGCGCTGTGGGCCATGCCGGGAGAGGCGCGCCAGGCCGGACGCAACATGCTGATGTGGCGGCAGAAAGCCGGCTGA
- the ade gene encoding adenine deaminase: protein MNAESTDPIARRIRQGSGQAPPDLVIRDVRLFDLVTGALLPTDIAICGDTIVGTLDRYDGPAVIEGRGRVVVPGFIDTHLHIESSLVTPFEFERCVLPHGVTTAICDPHEMANVLGAAALRYFLEAATRMVMDLRVNLSSCVPSSAVETSGAVLGADALAPFMDHPKVIGLAEFMNMPGVLNCEADCLDKLRAFAGRHIDGHAPLMGGKALNGYLSAGISTDHEATRAEEALEKIRKGMTILIREGSVCKDLAALAPLLTVETSPFLAFCTDDRNPLEIAHEGHIDFLIRSAIARGVAPLAAYRAASLTAARAFGLTDRGLLAPGKRADIVFLDDLEGCRVSEVLAGGRPVGPALAGRRTIEPPGYGSVRLQRPVTAEDFVVPGAGAGRPVMGIVPGQIITEFLTMDLPERDGQVTADPARDVAKVAVVARHGLNGNIGRGFVRGFGLRRGALASSVGHDAHNLCVVGTDDADMAVAINRLAAIGGGFVVVVDGAVQAELQLPIAGLMSDAPFETVRAGLEALRGATRAIGVTLEEPFLQLAFLPLPVVPHLKITDHGLVDVRRMAVIG, encoded by the coding sequence ATGAACGCTGAATCGACCGACCCGATCGCCCGCCGGATCCGCCAGGGAAGCGGCCAGGCGCCGCCCGACCTGGTGATACGCGACGTGCGCCTGTTCGACCTGGTGACCGGAGCGCTGCTGCCGACCGACATCGCCATCTGCGGCGACACGATCGTGGGCACGCTGGACCGCTATGACGGCCCCGCCGTGATCGAGGGGCGCGGGCGGGTCGTGGTGCCCGGCTTCATCGACACGCACCTGCATATCGAATCCTCGCTGGTCACGCCGTTCGAGTTCGAGCGCTGCGTGCTGCCGCACGGGGTGACGACCGCCATCTGCGACCCGCACGAGATGGCCAATGTGCTGGGTGCCGCGGCGCTGCGCTATTTCCTGGAGGCCGCGACGCGCATGGTCATGGATTTGCGCGTCAACCTGTCGAGCTGCGTGCCGTCATCGGCGGTCGAGACGTCGGGCGCGGTGCTGGGCGCCGATGCGCTGGCCCCGTTCATGGACCATCCGAAGGTGATCGGCCTGGCGGAATTCATGAACATGCCGGGGGTGCTGAATTGCGAGGCGGACTGCCTGGACAAGCTGCGCGCCTTTGCCGGGCGGCATATCGACGGGCATGCGCCGCTGATGGGCGGCAAGGCGCTGAACGGCTATCTGTCCGCCGGCATTTCGACCGACCACGAGGCGACGCGTGCCGAGGAGGCCCTGGAGAAGATCCGCAAGGGCATGACGATCCTGATCCGAGAGGGATCGGTGTGCAAGGACCTGGCGGCGCTGGCGCCGCTGCTGACCGTCGAGACCTCGCCGTTCCTGGCGTTCTGCACCGACGACCGCAATCCGCTGGAGATCGCGCATGAAGGGCATATTGATTTCCTGATCCGCAGCGCCATCGCCCGGGGCGTGGCGCCGCTGGCGGCCTATCGCGCCGCCAGCCTGACGGCGGCGCGGGCCTTCGGCCTGACGGATCGCGGCCTGCTGGCGCCGGGCAAGCGGGCGGACATCGTGTTTCTGGACGATCTGGAGGGCTGCCGCGTGTCGGAGGTGCTGGCCGGCGGCCGGCCCGTCGGGCCGGCGCTGGCGGGGCGGCGGACGATCGAGCCGCCCGGATACGGCAGCGTGCGGTTGCAGCGCCCCGTGACGGCGGAGGATTTCGTCGTGCCGGGCGCCGGCGCGGGACGGCCGGTGATGGGCATCGTGCCGGGCCAGATCATCACCGAATTCCTGACCATGGACCTGCCGGAGCGGGACGGCCAGGTGACGGCCGATCCGGCGCGGGACGTGGCCAAGGTGGCCGTGGTGGCGCGGCATGGGCTGAACGGCAATATCGGCCGGGGATTCGTGCGCGGGTTCGGGTTGCGGCGGGGGGCCCTGGCGTCGTCGGTCGGGCATGACGCGCATAATCTGTGCGTGGTCGGCACGGATGACGCGGACATGGCCGTCGCGATCAATCGCCTGGCCGCGATCGGCGGCGGGTTCGTCGTCGTCGTGGACGGCGCGGTCCAGGCGGAGCTGCAATTGCCGATCGCCGGGCTGATGAGCGATGCGCCGTTCGAGACGGTGCGCGCCGGGCTGGAAGCGTTGCGGGGCGCCACCCGCGCGATCGGGGTGACGCTGGAGGAGCCGTTCCTGCAACTGGCCTTTCTGCCGCTGCCGGTCGTGCCGCACCTGAAGATCACCGACCATGGGCTGGTCGATGTCCGGCGCATGGCGGTGATCGGGTAG
- a CDS encoding cation:proton antiporter: MSNISALILDAGIFVLAPWLLWRLTQRTVPIAVLPILLGICLAVLHAPVGRLGIPSVYGNDIGWVAVLVLAFTAGLEMWQHPGEDHAGIAVPQPSIGRLLGGAAVALGGPFLVGAVLVHQFFLPLHGWQAPRGNGWVGAMSIGLCIAVSALPVLIGIVRELHPAQRPLGQLALKLAVVDDAALWIGLAALQFAARGAAALHGWTGLEFVAIALLAGLALAGRWATRNLAHPPLWLIWLAVPLYLAAGSWASMQLGLHELIGAYFAGAIMPPSWVRRLPVERVGTFSLIWLAPMFFGHSGLHIDGDALTWPSVVASLSLVAISIVTKIGAVYLFPPAAGLSRRQALGIGALLQCKGLMEIVAATILHGQGMISEFAFASLMVLAVISTTLTGPMFRLLSPRPRPAPASSASRAMATAR; the protein is encoded by the coding sequence ATGTCGAACATTTCGGCGCTTATTCTTGATGCGGGGATTTTTGTTCTTGCACCGTGGCTGTTGTGGCGCCTGACGCAAAGAACCGTGCCAATCGCGGTGCTGCCGATATTGCTCGGCATCTGCCTGGCGGTGCTGCATGCCCCCGTCGGGCGGCTGGGCATCCCGTCGGTCTACGGCAACGATATCGGCTGGGTGGCCGTGCTGGTTCTGGCCTTCACCGCCGGGCTCGAGATGTGGCAGCACCCCGGCGAGGACCATGCGGGCATCGCCGTGCCGCAACCCTCGATCGGCCGCCTGCTGGGCGGGGCGGCGGTCGCGCTGGGCGGGCCGTTCCTGGTGGGCGCCGTGCTGGTCCATCAATTCTTCCTGCCGCTGCATGGCTGGCAGGCGCCGCGCGGCAATGGCTGGGTCGGCGCCATGTCGATCGGGCTGTGCATCGCCGTCAGCGCCCTCCCGGTCCTGATCGGCATCGTCCGCGAACTGCACCCCGCCCAGCGTCCGCTGGGCCAGTTGGCGCTCAAGCTGGCGGTGGTGGACGACGCGGCGCTGTGGATCGGCCTGGCCGCGCTGCAATTCGCTGCCCGGGGAGCGGCCGCCCTGCATGGCTGGACCGGGCTGGAATTCGTCGCGATCGCCCTGCTGGCCGGCCTGGCGCTGGCCGGGCGCTGGGCCACCCGCAACCTGGCGCACCCGCCCTTGTGGCTGATCTGGCTGGCGGTGCCGCTCTATCTGGCCGCAGGCTCCTGGGCCAGCATGCAACTGGGCCTGCACGAACTGATCGGCGCCTATTTCGCCGGGGCGATCATGCCGCCAAGCTGGGTGCGCCGCCTGCCGGTCGAACGGGTCGGCACGTTCTCGCTGATCTGGCTGGCCCCGATGTTCTTCGGCCATAGCGGACTGCATATCGACGGCGACGCCCTGACCTGGCCGTCGGTCGTCGCGTCGCTCTCGCTGGTGGCGATTTCCATCGTGACCAAGATCGGCGCCGTCTATCTGTTCCCGCCGGCGGCGGGGCTCAGCCGCCGCCAGGCGCTCGGCATCGGCGCGCTGCTGCAATGCAAGGGGCTGATGGAAATCGTCGCCGCGACCATCCTGCACGGCCAGGGCATGATCTCCGAATTCGCCTTCGCCTCGCTGATGGTGCTGGCGGTCATCTCGACCACCCTGACCGGCCCGATGTTCCGCCTTCTCTCCCCCCGGCCGCGCCCCGCGCCGGCCTCGTCCGCATCGCGCGCCATGGCCACCGCCCGCTGA
- a CDS encoding diguanylate cyclase, with protein MLEVGHSASADLYQSGCGVRQDFSDILALAIEGSGTGVWDRDVVTGAIRYCDGWVGLLGYRREEISDRIEDAYARVHPDDLAYVQATMRDHFAGLTPSYEVEHRLRCRDGSYKWVLSRGRVISRDGDGRALRMVGTTTDITAMRVLAERLRASMALLSSLTDQVPGLVFQCRRAPDGTACVPYASARITEIYELTPQQVAESSQPVHARIHPDDLDLYRATLAEAAERLTPWQCVFRVLLPRQGLRWRQVDARATRLPDGGTLWHGLVVDVTERKRVEQELHDLARVDHLTCLPNRRAFTERMERAWHALVRGRAGDVAVLMLDIDHFKSINDRHGHTAGDAVLRRVAATMLAELRPGDHAGRLGGEEFAVVLPDTGLAQARQVAERLRRALAECRIPVADGTMRLTVSIGLSDMRATDCRYDDALARADMALYAAKEAGRNRTGVSGEPVG; from the coding sequence ATGCTAGAGGTTGGACATTCCGCCTCGGCGGATCTGTATCAATCCGGGTGCGGCGTGCGGCAGGATTTCAGCGACATCTTGGCCCTGGCGATCGAGGGCAGCGGCACCGGCGTCTGGGACCGCGACGTGGTGACGGGCGCGATCCGCTATTGCGACGGGTGGGTCGGTCTTCTGGGCTATCGCAGGGAGGAGATTTCGGACCGGATCGAGGATGCCTATGCCCGCGTGCATCCGGACGACCTGGCCTATGTCCAGGCGACGATGCGCGACCATTTCGCCGGGCTGACCCCGTCCTATGAGGTCGAGCATCGGCTGCGGTGCAGGGACGGCAGCTATAAATGGGTGCTGAGCCGCGGCCGGGTCATCAGCCGGGACGGCGACGGCCGGGCGTTGCGGATGGTGGGGACCACGACCGACATCACCGCCATGCGCGTCCTGGCCGAGCGGCTGCGGGCGAGCATGGCCCTGTTGTCCAGCCTGACGGACCAGGTGCCGGGCCTGGTGTTCCAGTGCCGGCGGGCGCCGGACGGCACGGCCTGCGTCCCCTATGCCAGCGCGCGGATCACCGAGATCTATGAACTGACGCCCCAGCAGGTGGCGGAGAGCAGCCAGCCGGTGCATGCGCGCATCCATCCGGACGACCTGGACCTCTATCGCGCCACGCTGGCCGAAGCCGCCGAGCGGCTGACCCCGTGGCAATGCGTCTTTCGCGTGCTGCTGCCGCGCCAGGGGCTGCGCTGGCGGCAGGTGGATGCCCGGGCGACCCGGCTGCCCGACGGGGGCACGCTGTGGCACGGGCTGGTCGTCGACGTGACCGAGCGCAAGCGCGTCGAGCAGGAACTGCACGACCTGGCGCGGGTCGACCACCTGACCTGCCTGCCGAACCGCCGGGCCTTTACCGAGCGGATGGAGCGCGCCTGGCACGCGCTGGTCCGCGGCCGTGCCGGCGACGTTGCGGTGCTGATGCTGGATATCGACCATTTCAAATCGATCAACGACCGGCATGGCCATACGGCGGGCGATGCGGTGCTGCGACGCGTCGCCGCGACCATGCTGGCCGAACTGCGCCCCGGCGACCATGCCGGCCGCCTGGGCGGCGAGGAATTCGCGGTCGTGCTGCCCGACACCGGCCTGGCCCAGGCCCGCCAGGTCGCCGAGCGCCTGCGGCGCGCGCTGGCGGAGTGCCGGATCCCGGTGGCGGACGGCACGATGCGCCTGACCGTCAGCATCGGCCTGTCGGACATGCGGGCGACCGACTGCCGTTACGACGATGCCCTGGCGCGCGCCGACATGGCGCTGTACGCCGCCAAGGAGGCCGGACGCAACAGGACCGGCGTTTCCGGCGAGCCGGTCGGATGA
- a CDS encoding AraC family transcriptional regulator gives MRPSIEYLRRRITAHCLNSRTETAVPGLSLMRADAPTMPVQSVHQPTFCLIAQGSKQVVLGQRLFAYDARHYLITTVELPITGGVTQASADRPYLALTLALDPTRIAALLLDSPDALRDPGTMPGLAVSTVTDALLDPVARLVGLLDRPDDIPVLAPLIEREILYRLLQGEQGATLRQAARADSRLSQVSRAIAWIRDHYAEPFSIGDLAAETGMSPSSFHRHFKAVTMMSPLQFRTRIRLQAARHMLLADGQDAAGVGFVVGYDSPSQFSREYRRMFGIPPARDAARLRGPESDRATESDAGRLAYAQ, from the coding sequence ATGCGGCCATCGATCGAGTATCTGCGCCGGCGCATTACCGCGCATTGCCTGAACAGCCGGACCGAAACCGCCGTGCCGGGGCTCAGCCTGATGCGGGCGGACGCGCCGACCATGCCGGTGCAATCCGTGCATCAGCCCACGTTCTGCCTGATCGCGCAAGGCAGCAAGCAGGTGGTGCTGGGCCAGCGGCTCTTCGCCTATGACGCGCGGCATTACCTGATCACGACGGTCGAACTGCCGATCACCGGCGGCGTCACCCAGGCCAGCGCCGACCGCCCCTACCTGGCGCTCACCCTGGCGCTGGACCCCACGCGCATCGCCGCCCTGCTGCTGGACAGTCCCGACGCCCTGCGGGATCCGGGCACGATGCCCGGCCTGGCGGTCAGCACGGTGACCGATGCGCTGCTCGATCCGGTGGCGCGGCTGGTCGGGCTGCTGGACCGCCCGGACGACATCCCCGTCCTCGCCCCGCTGATCGAGCGCGAGATCCTCTACCGCCTGCTCCAGGGCGAACAGGGCGCCACCCTGCGCCAGGCCGCCCGCGCCGACAGCCGCCTCTCGCAGGTCAGCCGCGCCATCGCCTGGATCCGCGACCATTACGCCGAACCGTTCAGCATCGGCGACCTGGCCGCCGAAACGGGCATGAGCCCCTCGTCCTTCCACCGGCATTTCAAGGCGGTGACGATGATGAGCCCGCTGCAGTTCCGCACCCGGATCCGGCTGCAGGCGGCCAGGCACATGCTGCTCGCCGACGGGCAGGACGCCGCCGGCGTCGGGTTCGTCGTGGGCTATGACAGCCCGTCGCAGTTCAGCCGGGAATATCGGCGCATGTTCGGCATCCCGCCCGCCCGCGACGCGGCCCGCCTGCGCGGGCCGGAAAGCGACCGCGCGACGGAAAGCGACGCCGGCCGCCTCGCCTACGCCCAGTAG